The genomic DNA GAACCACCGCCGATTCTACCACCACTACGTGCAGCTAAAGCACCATCAGCATGACTTAAAGCCAGAACCAGTACCAAACTAAAAACAAAAGAAATTTTTAGTAGGGGCTTGAAGATTCTTTGTAATTTTTTTAGCATAAGCAATCTACCAAAATCAGTATTTTTAAGATTTATTTCCTATTGCTAGGAGTTTGACCATTGAGAAGAAAATAGCTATGAGCAAACTGTTCAGGAATTGCCCGCCATATATTCAATCTAACGCCTATTATCTCGATTTGGTATTAAACAGAGTGGGGATTCCTGGCATTGATAACCGTACCGCGAATCATCTTTGCATTACCAAAACTTTGGAATCTATTAATTATTACCTGAATGTAAGTATTTCATACTGATAAGTAATAAATTTAACTAAGATAGGAGTATAAACCCATCAAATATCTGTGAAATTATTTTTCCGGATAGACAACTTATATTTAGCACATAGTGATAAGAGGGATTTAACTAATCAGTGATTTTTTAATTACCGCTCAAATAATAATTGTTAAAGATTATCTACGAATTACCATAAACTATTAATTAGAACTATGGAAAAATCACTCTCTGGGTAGAACATTTATAAAATAACTACCGAGTATTCAGATATAATCTGGCATTTTGGCATGGAATTTAGCAGATTTTCAGCTAGTATATTAATATCAGCTAGATTGAGTAATTTATCCATCACTCTCTCAGAAACTTATGGAAAATTCGGCAGTGAATTCTAGCTTTATTTGATCATGTTAACATTTCTTTCTCCGGAATAAATTGGCATTAAAATCATTTTTTAACTAGATATGACCAATTTTTAATTAAGTTGGAATATTGAATCTTCAAGAAGATTTGTCTTTAGACAAGCTTGATATAAACCATTTCAAATTTCCATCTCTGATTAGGAGATACTTTTATAGATTGATAAGGAAACTTAAAACCTGATAATAGCTTGATTTCAAAATTGTGACTTTGAAATTATGACCTTGAAAGTCTGAACTTGAATTATAGCAACGGCCAAAGTCACTTCAGTAAGTATTTTGTCATTAAATCAGCAGAATTGAAGATAAAAATCCCAAAATTAGTTTAAGGATTGGCAGTTTATTTATCAACCTGAACCATGGAAAATATTTCACAACTGGGAACACAGATTAGGGAGAAAACTGCTTACCCAGACATCCTCATTATCTCCCGGATCTTTCAACCTCAAGGTTCTGTAATTGGAGAATATGTATATAATCGTTGTTTACAAGATCCAGAGCGGGTAATTGTACTTGCTTCTGGTTGTAATAGAGATAAATTATTTGATCAGTCTCAACAGTTTCCCGTATATAGGTGGTTGAGTTTTTATAGGTTTAGGAATGTACTTGGTAGTAACTTATTAGGTAAGTTATTTAAAACTTGCTTACAATCTTTTGTCAGGTTATTTGATATTATTTTCTCCTTAATACTAGCTATAAAACTATATTTTCGTTATCATTACCGCTACATAGAATGGTGTCATGGCTACGATTTTATAGCCTTATTATTACTCAGTTATATCTTACCAATTCGCTTTTTCATCTACCTCCATGGTAAGGACTTAGTAGATATTGCTCAAACTCCATTATGGCGATCGCTATTTAAACTTACCCTGAAAAGAGCAGAAGGAATAGTGTGTCAAAATTCCCATGTTAGAGACACTTTAAGAAAGACCTTTCGTTTAGATACTCCGACTCATGTAATTAACCCAGTTGTCAGAACTGAAAAATTTGCTCATCCCAGCAGTCCCAGTCATTTAGAGGATTTACGTCTTCGTTTACGT from Okeanomitos corallinicola TIOX110 includes the following:
- a CDS encoding glycosyltransferase family 4 protein, whose protein sequence is MENISQLGTQIREKTAYPDILIISRIFQPQGSVIGEYVYNRCLQDPERVIVLASGCNRDKLFDQSQQFPVYRWLSFYRFRNVLGSNLLGKLFKTCLQSFVRLFDIIFSLILAIKLYFRYHYRYIEWCHGYDFIALLLLSYILPIRFFIYLHGKDLVDIAQTPLWRSLFKLTLKRAEGIVCQNSHVRDTLRKTFRLDTPTHVINPVVRTEKFAHPSSPSHLEDLRLRLRQSYSIPKTSIVILSVGKLSQNTGFDLVIDNIPLLLTIGVDVHYIICGQGSFEAELKSQSHRLRVDKRVHFAGYVPERELASYYAACDIFALLALEEDKAKRLENLEMFHLDAEYFGKPIIASCLGSILDAVHHEENGLLVNPNSGYEVLQAFKKLCQDQPLREKLGRQGQELAKRKTYHRWLYNPDTRYSCILNLVIGH